From Chryseobacterium sp. H1D6B, a single genomic window includes:
- a CDS encoding carboxypeptidase-like regulatory domain-containing protein, protein MKIKLFFLLSLLFFINISAQDYIFGKVTSEENIEMPDVTVINIRTDERAATNQDGHFMISGRQGDELRFIKLGYERSTKRVADIGSPMSITLIRSAALIAEVEIKKGITGDLKIDSKNLDRPKKVEKLVKDIDKYILQKSDPRVLAAKGGEFVQPKGQGFSIGKVKNKWDDIDLMNYIQSSLGEKYFTDLKISKPEIQTFIFYVFAGGFERKKILKYGFCSDGDLYRFQHAVLTRISSYRSASTQK, encoded by the coding sequence GTGAAAATCAAACTATTCTTTTTATTATCTCTTCTATTTTTCATCAATATCAGCGCCCAGGATTATATTTTTGGTAAAGTAACTTCTGAAGAAAATATTGAAATGCCGGATGTTACCGTAATTAACATAAGAACCGACGAAAGAGCTGCTACCAACCAAGACGGACATTTTATGATCTCCGGAAGGCAGGGCGATGAACTTCGTTTCATAAAATTAGGGTATGAACGCTCTACTAAAAGAGTTGCAGATATAGGCTCACCAATGAGTATTACCCTGATAAGATCAGCCGCTTTAATTGCTGAGGTTGAAATAAAAAAGGGGATTACAGGAGACTTAAAAATAGATTCTAAAAATCTTGACAGGCCGAAAAAGGTTGAAAAGCTTGTGAAAGATATAGATAAATATATTCTTCAAAAATCTGATCCGAGGGTGTTAGCTGCAAAAGGCGGCGAATTTGTACAGCCAAAAGGGCAGGGCTTTTCAATAGGTAAAGTGAAAAACAAATGGGATGATATAGATTTGATGAACTATATCCAGTCGAGTCTCGGTGAAAAATATTTTACAGATTTAAAAATTTCCAAACCTGAGATCCAGACCTTTATTTTCTATGTTTTTGCGGGCGGATTTGAAAGAAAAAAAATACTGAAATATGGATTTTGCAGTGATGGAGATCTGTATAGGTTTCAGCATGCTGTTCTGACAAGAATTTCTTCTTACCGGTCAGCTTCAACTCAAAAATGA
- a CDS encoding carboxypeptidase regulatory-like domain-containing protein: MREMLFLILLFANGIAFSQQTVTGTITDDNSIHLGSVTVINMSTDKKTLSNSSGEFSIEASNNDELRFVRAGYERVSRKVLTNGINYQLFITLVKIPEEIEEVKVSKRLTGDLSEDSKAVAKVNKGEIVQQAVGLPQPVGKMREKPAEVKKVLLPILLGALDVQGTYDLISGKARRQKRQYRYDDLQTDIVWVRNRVDDEYFTKAGIPAERISEFIEFSFLVKPQVRTYVKAKNLSGVLFRIEETIPAYVSRLKKETP, encoded by the coding sequence ATGAGAGAAATGCTTTTCTTGATCCTGCTGTTTGCAAATGGAATTGCATTTTCACAGCAGACAGTTACAGGAACTATTACAGATGATAACAGTATCCATCTTGGTTCTGTTACAGTCATCAACATGTCTACGGATAAGAAAACATTAAGTAATTCCTCAGGTGAATTTTCTATTGAAGCTTCTAATAATGACGAATTAAGATTTGTAAGAGCCGGATATGAAAGAGTTTCTAGAAAAGTTCTTACAAATGGAATCAATTATCAATTATTCATTACTCTTGTAAAGATTCCTGAAGAGATTGAAGAAGTGAAAGTTTCTAAACGATTAACGGGCGACCTTTCTGAAGATTCTAAAGCAGTAGCTAAAGTAAATAAAGGAGAAATTGTACAACAGGCGGTCGGGCTTCCGCAGCCTGTCGGTAAAATGAGAGAAAAGCCGGCAGAAGTAAAAAAGGTGCTGCTTCCTATACTTTTGGGTGCTTTGGATGTACAGGGTACGTATGACTTAATAAGCGGAAAAGCCAGAAGACAAAAAAGACAGTATAGGTATGATGACCTGCAGACTGATATTGTATGGGTTAGAAATAGAGTAGATGATGAGTATTTTACAAAAGCAGGAATTCCCGCCGAGAGAATTTCTGAGTTTATAGAATTTTCTTTTTTAGTTAAACCTCAGGTACGAACTTATGTTAAGGCTAAAAACCTTTCAGGGGTATTATTTAGAATAGAAGAAACTATTCCTGCTTACGTCAGCAGGCTTAAAAAAGAGACTCCCTAA
- a CDS encoding SIMPL domain-containing protein (The SIMPL domain is named for its presence in mouse protein SIMPL (signalling molecule that associates with mouse pelle-like kinase). Bacterial member BP26, from Brucella, was shown to assemble into a channel-like structure, while YggE from E. coli has been associated with resistance to oxidative stress.): MNKNIIAIAVASLGFIIGMGLLGSAVKNRNKSENTISITGLGTKQFTSDLITWSGSFSKNNMDLKSAYDELALDRKVINDYLISKGIKQNEIVFSSVDIQKQFRSYNDSNGTYVQGEFSGYNLTQKVSIESKEVAKIENLSRNITEIINRGIEFTSSAPSYFYTKLASVKQEMIATATKDAKERAEKIAENSGSSLGNLKKATMGVIQITAPNSNEDYSYGGTFNTSSKEKEASITIKLEYEVN; the protein is encoded by the coding sequence ATGAACAAAAATATTATTGCAATTGCAGTAGCCTCTCTAGGATTCATTATAGGGATGGGACTTTTAGGAAGTGCTGTTAAAAACAGAAATAAATCTGAAAACACCATTTCTATAACTGGATTAGGAACAAAGCAGTTTACCTCAGATCTTATCACATGGTCCGGAAGTTTTTCTAAGAATAATATGGATCTAAAATCAGCATATGATGAGCTGGCACTCGATAGAAAAGTGATCAATGATTATCTTATTTCTAAAGGGATCAAGCAGAATGAAATTGTATTCTCTTCCGTTGATATTCAAAAACAGTTTAGAAGTTATAATGATTCTAACGGCACTTATGTACAGGGGGAATTCTCAGGATACAATCTAACGCAGAAAGTTTCCATTGAAAGCAAAGAGGTCGCAAAAATTGAAAATCTTTCAAGAAATATTACTGAGATCATTAACCGCGGGATAGAGTTTACTTCTTCTGCTCCAAGTTATTTCTACACAAAACTAGCAAGTGTAAAACAAGAAATGATTGCAACCGCAACTAAAGATGCGAAAGAACGTGCAGAGAAAATCGCAGAAAATTCCGGAAGCAGTCTTGGAAATCTTAAGAAAGCAACAATGGGGGTTATTCAGATCACCGCACCCAATTCTAATGAGGACTACTCGTATGGAGGAACATTTAATACCTCTTCCAAGGAAAAAGAAGCGAGTATTACTATAAAACTTGAATATGAAGTCAACTAA
- a CDS encoding GNAT family N-acetyltransferase, with product MEFLPITSAEDYRVQEIYNSYSSTFPEEERRDWNKFTSLFSNPSVKIISVLHESQTIGYLIIWELSNYVFVEHFEVFEAFRSQKLGSHITGYLFDNYPRIILEIEPEHLDDDAKRRYSFYQRNGFRLIDEMYVQPSYGEGKKPLDLWLLANYSPENLKQIKDEIYDVVYR from the coding sequence ATGGAATTTTTACCCATCACCTCAGCTGAAGATTATAGAGTACAGGAAATTTATAATTCTTATTCCAGCACTTTCCCTGAAGAAGAAAGAAGAGACTGGAATAAATTCACAAGTCTTTTCTCCAATCCTTCTGTAAAAATAATTTCTGTGCTGCACGAATCCCAAACCATCGGTTATCTGATCATCTGGGAACTCAGCAATTATGTTTTTGTAGAGCACTTTGAAGTTTTTGAAGCATTTAGAAGCCAAAAACTAGGTTCTCATATTACAGGCTATTTGTTTGACAATTACCCTCGTATTATTTTAGAAATTGAACCTGAACATTTAGATGACGATGCTAAAAGACGTTATTCTTTTTATCAGAGAAACGGCTTCAGACTGATTGATGAAATGTATGTACAGCCAAGTTACGGAGAAGGTAAGAAACCTCTCGATCTATGGCTTTTGGCCAATTATTCTCCTGAAAATTTAAAACAGATTAAAGACGAAATTTATGATGTCGTCTATAGATAA
- a CDS encoding PspC family transcriptional regulator — MFDNIRHKMEREWFGVLTRMGAKLGIPVSKLRIFFIYSTFATAGFFFLIYLGLAFTLWIKDIFITRRPSVFDL, encoded by the coding sequence ATGTTTGATAATATCCGTCATAAAATGGAAAGAGAATGGTTTGGCGTTCTTACAAGAATGGGTGCTAAACTTGGTATTCCAGTTTCTAAACTAAGAATCTTTTTCATCTATTCGACTTTTGCAACAGCAGGTTTTTTCTTTCTTATTTATTTAGGATTAGCATTTACTTTGTGGATAAAAGATATCTTTATTACTAGAAGGCCAAGCGTTTTTGATTTATAA
- a CDS encoding DUF2851 family protein — translation MTEKLLQYLWNFKVFKNFDFKDIEGNSVEILDFGKWNTNAGPDFLLGKIKINNLVLAGNIELHIKSSDWIFHHHSQDPNYQNIILHVVLEHDIEIEELKSSNISTLELKHFIDENVIHKYEKLADSTQFIPCQDIFNTDKIPVNFHEENILRKLQEKSVELEKSLEQYKNNFEAVLFHSLAYSFGLRVNAFIFKQIAESLDFTVINKIRQNEIQLEALLFGISGWLENPQDEQMQLWKREFDFVKAKFNISDLKFHPKFLRLRPPNFPTIRLSQLANLYHQHQGLFSKIIKIKNSDELIEIFKNVKASEYWDSHYNFANPSKIHQSKIVSKDFIELIILNTVLPLKYTYHKYHNEEAADETLEFYKIISPEKNSIIGNWKNLGFKIKTALESQSLIYHYKSFCEEKNCLNCSIGFKLLKEPSNV, via the coding sequence ATGACGGAAAAATTACTTCAATATCTTTGGAACTTTAAAGTGTTCAAAAATTTTGACTTCAAGGATATTGAAGGAAACTCCGTTGAGATCTTAGATTTCGGTAAATGGAATACCAATGCAGGGCCGGATTTCCTTTTGGGTAAAATTAAAATTAACAACTTAGTTTTAGCCGGAAACATTGAACTTCACATAAAATCATCTGACTGGATCTTCCATCATCATTCTCAAGATCCCAATTATCAAAACATCATTCTGCATGTTGTTCTTGAACATGATATAGAGATTGAAGAACTCAAAAGCAGCAACATTTCAACTTTGGAATTAAAACATTTCATCGATGAAAATGTCATTCATAAATATGAGAAATTAGCGGACAGCACGCAATTTATTCCCTGCCAAGATATATTTAATACAGATAAAATTCCTGTTAATTTCCACGAAGAAAATATTCTCAGAAAACTACAGGAAAAATCGGTAGAACTTGAGAAAAGTTTAGAACAGTACAAAAACAATTTTGAAGCCGTTCTATTTCACAGTCTCGCCTACTCTTTCGGCCTAAGGGTTAACGCTTTTATTTTTAAACAAATTGCAGAAAGTCTAGATTTTACAGTAATCAATAAGATCCGCCAGAATGAAATTCAATTAGAAGCTTTATTATTCGGAATTTCAGGATGGCTTGAAAATCCCCAGGATGAACAAATGCAGCTTTGGAAAAGAGAATTTGATTTTGTAAAAGCAAAATTCAACATTTCCGATTTAAAGTTTCACCCTAAATTTTTAAGGCTCAGACCTCCCAATTTCCCTACAATCCGGTTATCACAACTCGCTAATCTTTATCATCAGCATCAGGGTTTATTTTCAAAAATTATTAAAATAAAAAATTCAGATGAACTGATTGAGATATTCAAAAATGTAAAGGCATCCGAGTATTGGGATTCTCATTACAATTTTGCCAATCCTTCAAAAATTCATCAATCTAAAATAGTAAGTAAAGATTTTATTGAATTAATTATTTTAAATACTGTTCTTCCCCTAAAATACACTTACCACAAGTACCATAATGAAGAAGCGGCAGATGAAACTTTAGAATTCTATAAAATTATTTCTCCAGAGAAAAATTCAATCATCGGCAATTGGAAAAATTTAGGGTTTAAAATCAAAACTGCATTAGAAAGCCAGAGCCTGATTTATCACTATAAAAGCTTCTGTGAAGAAAAAAATTGCTTAAATTGCAGTATTGGATTTAAACTTTTAAAAGAACCTTCAAATGTTTGA
- the bshA gene encoding N-acetyl-alpha-D-glucosaminyl L-malate synthase BshA has translation MKIGILCYPTYGGSGIVATELGMSLANKGYEVHFISSALPARLDITNPNIFFHRVNVQTYPLFQYQPYDIALSSMIYRVVNLYKLDLLHAHYAIPYAYAAFTAKQMLKEDNNDVPLVTTLHGTDITLVGQHPSYKHAVEFSINQSDAITSVSQSLKKDTLQFFNIKKEIQVITNFIDNSEFDECNECQRTQFANPDEKILIHVSNLRPVKRVEEVLQIFKNVQKKVKSKLIIIGEGPDMEKINQFLEENPDLISKIRLLGKVNDLYRILQLSDVFLLPSEQESFGLAALEAMAANTPVISSNAGGIPEVNIQGETGFLAEIGNVEAMSNYTIKLLSNDELLAEMKVNAKEQAIKFDLKNILPIYEEMYKITIENFKKEVSKV, from the coding sequence ATGAAAATAGGCATACTTTGCTATCCAACATACGGCGGAAGCGGAATCGTAGCAACAGAACTTGGGATGTCCCTTGCCAACAAAGGCTATGAGGTACATTTCATCAGTTCTGCACTTCCTGCAAGACTAGATATTACCAATCCGAATATATTTTTCCACAGAGTAAACGTCCAGACTTATCCGCTTTTCCAGTATCAGCCTTATGATATCGCGTTAAGCTCCATGATCTACCGTGTTGTGAATCTTTATAAATTAGATCTCCTTCATGCCCATTATGCAATTCCTTACGCATACGCCGCTTTTACAGCAAAACAGATGCTGAAGGAAGACAATAATGACGTTCCGTTGGTAACAACGCTTCACGGTACAGATATTACCCTTGTAGGGCAGCACCCAAGTTATAAGCATGCTGTAGAATTTTCTATTAACCAATCGGATGCTATTACTTCTGTTTCTCAAAGCTTGAAAAAAGATACCCTTCAGTTTTTCAACATTAAAAAAGAAATACAGGTGATCACTAACTTCATTGATAATTCTGAATTTGACGAGTGTAATGAATGCCAGAGAACCCAGTTTGCGAATCCTGACGAAAAAATATTGATCCACGTTTCAAACCTGCGTCCTGTAAAGCGCGTAGAAGAAGTGCTTCAAATCTTTAAAAATGTTCAGAAAAAGGTAAAATCTAAACTGATTATCATTGGAGAAGGTCCAGATATGGAGAAGATCAATCAATTTTTAGAAGAAAACCCTGATCTGATCTCTAAAATCCGTCTTCTTGGAAAGGTGAATGATTTATATAGGATTCTTCAGCTTTCAGATGTATTCTTACTTCCTTCTGAGCAGGAAAGTTTCGGTCTGGCCGCTCTTGAAGCCATGGCTGCAAATACTCCGGTAATCAGTTCAAATGCGGGTGGAATTCCAGAAGTTAATATTCAGGGAGAAACTGGATTTTTAGCCGAAATAGGAAATGTAGAAGCCATGAGCAACTATACTATCAAATTATTAAGCAACGACGAACTTTTAGCTGAAATGAAAGTAAATGCGAAAGAGCAGGCTATAAAGTTTGATTTAAAAAACATTCTTCCAATCTACGAGGAGATGTATAAAATTACTATCGAAAATTTTAAAAAAGAGGTGTCTAAAGTATAA
- a CDS encoding glycoside hydrolase family 3 N-terminal domain-containing protein, with protein sequence MNKIVYTCLFIFLLISTNSAAQYQPKNISQADVNKAHQWVDNIYNSLSQDEKLGQLFIVALYTNKDEAHINQVRSIVQNDKIGGLILMQDDAAREINLVNEFQQQSKVPLIIGMDAEWGLFQRIAAAHKFPWAMTLGAIQDKNLIYQMSAKIADDCRRMGINWDFAPVVDVNTNPNNPIIGNRSFGSEVNNVISSALSYSNGLQDNNILAAIKHFPGHGDTSTDSHLDLPVVSHNSDRLNNIELAPFKALMNKGIGGVMVAHLYVPALESGKEIPASISKNIITGLLKEKFGYKGLIITDALNMGAVANKYKPGELDALAFKAGNDIMLFSQGVSEGKKLIQKAIDNGEISQSRVEESVKKILLTKYYLGLDQYTPKNSENINHDLNNDSHKNLVQNLYSNALTLLKDSKKLLPVNDKKVYYVPLEEAPYQTFADQLSLNSTVIVKKADEINTIPANSTVIIGIHKDNSTAYKPYKVSAESKKIIADLAKNQNIILNIFGSAYALKDIDISKISTVLVSYENNDDSMTATAKALNGKTKIWGRLPVLVNDNLKAGMGIDANTSSPSVTEISNAASIIFTTSKQQ encoded by the coding sequence ATGAACAAAATAGTTTACACTTGCCTCTTCATATTCTTATTAATCAGTACAAATAGTGCAGCACAATATCAGCCGAAAAATATTTCACAAGCAGATGTAAACAAAGCTCATCAATGGGTAGACAATATCTATAATTCTCTTTCTCAAGATGAAAAATTGGGACAGCTTTTTATTGTTGCACTGTATACAAATAAAGACGAAGCCCATATAAATCAGGTTAGAAGCATTGTTCAGAATGATAAAATCGGAGGATTAATTCTTATGCAGGATGATGCCGCAAGAGAAATTAATTTAGTGAACGAATTCCAGCAGCAATCAAAAGTTCCTTTGATCATCGGGATGGATGCAGAATGGGGATTATTTCAAAGAATAGCGGCCGCGCATAAGTTTCCTTGGGCAATGACTTTAGGAGCAATACAAGATAAAAATTTAATTTATCAAATGTCTGCCAAAATTGCTGATGACTGCAGAAGAATGGGCATCAACTGGGATTTTGCGCCAGTAGTGGACGTAAATACCAATCCTAACAATCCCATCATCGGAAACAGAAGCTTCGGATCTGAAGTCAATAATGTGATCAGTTCAGCATTATCTTATTCTAATGGATTACAGGACAACAACATTCTAGCAGCAATAAAGCATTTTCCAGGACACGGAGATACCAGTACAGATTCACATTTAGACCTGCCGGTCGTATCACATAATTCAGACAGATTAAACAATATAGAACTTGCTCCTTTCAAAGCATTAATGAACAAAGGAATCGGCGGCGTAATGGTTGCCCATTTATATGTTCCTGCTTTAGAATCAGGGAAAGAAATTCCAGCTTCAATTTCTAAAAATATTATCACCGGATTATTAAAAGAAAAATTTGGATATAAGGGTTTAATCATTACAGACGCCCTTAATATGGGAGCTGTTGCCAATAAATACAAACCGGGTGAACTGGATGCCTTAGCTTTTAAAGCAGGAAATGATATCATGCTATTTTCTCAGGGTGTTTCTGAAGGAAAGAAATTAATTCAGAAAGCAATAGATAACGGAGAAATTTCTCAGTCAAGAGTTGAAGAAAGTGTTAAGAAAATTTTATTGACGAAATATTATTTAGGTTTAGACCAATACACTCCAAAAAATTCTGAGAATATTAATCATGATCTCAATAACGATTCTCATAAAAATTTAGTTCAGAATCTTTACTCAAATGCTTTAACTTTATTAAAGGATAGTAAAAAATTACTTCCGGTGAATGACAAAAAAGTTTATTATGTTCCATTAGAAGAAGCTCCTTACCAGACTTTCGCAGATCAATTAAGTTTAAATTCAACGGTGATTGTAAAAAAAGCAGATGAAATTAATACGATTCCGGCTAATTCTACAGTTATCATAGGTATTCATAAAGATAATTCTACAGCGTATAAACCTTATAAAGTTTCAGCTGAGTCAAAAAAAATAATAGCAGATCTAGCAAAAAATCAAAATATTATACTAAACATATTCGGAAGTGCTTATGCATTGAAAGACATTGATATCTCTAAAATTTCAACCGTTTTGGTTTCTTATGAAAACAATGATGATTCAATGACGGCAACAGCTAAAGCATTAAACGGAAAAACAAAAATTTGGGGAAGACTCCCAGTTTTAGTAAATGATAATCTGAAAGCCGGAATGGGGATAGATGCCAACACATCTTCTCCATCTGTTACAGAAATTTCAAATGCAGCTTCAATAATATTTACAACATCAAAACAACAATAA
- the ribA gene encoding GTP cyclohydrolase II, which yields MIKIQAEANVPTEHGAFRMLAFSENENDWMPHMAIVAENTDFSKPVNVRFHSECITGEVFHSKKCECGQQLDAAMKYIHENGGIIIYLRQEGRNIGIINKLKAYSLQEKGFDTVEANLKLGLPADDRNFNVAIDILNLLDVKDINLLTNNPEKVKYVTESNIHLNSRIPLQIPANDNSRGYLKTKKDYFGHLLDDNDN from the coding sequence CGGCGCTTTCCGGATGCTTGCTTTTTCCGAAAACGAAAACGACTGGATGCCTCATATGGCAATCGTCGCTGAAAATACAGATTTTTCAAAACCTGTAAATGTACGTTTCCACTCAGAATGTATCACGGGAGAAGTTTTCCATTCAAAAAAATGTGAATGCGGGCAGCAATTAGACGCTGCTATGAAATATATCCATGAAAATGGGGGAATTATCATCTATCTTCGTCAGGAAGGCAGAAACATAGGGATCATCAATAAACTAAAAGCTTATTCTTTACAAGAAAAAGGATTTGACACAGTAGAAGCGAATTTAAAATTAGGACTTCCTGCAGATGACAGAAATTTCAATGTAGCTATTGATATTTTGAACTTATTAGATGTAAAAGATATTAACCTGCTTACCAACAACCCTGAAAAGGTAAAATACGTAACAGAAAGCAATATCCATCTCAACTCAAGAATTCCCTTACAGATTCCTGCTAATGACAACAGCAGAGGATATCTAAAAACAAAAAAAGATTACTTTGGACATCTTCTCGATGACAATGATAACTAA